In Humulus lupulus chromosome 6, drHumLupu1.1, whole genome shotgun sequence, a single genomic region encodes these proteins:
- the LOC133781616 gene encoding grpE protein homolog 2, mitochondrial-like — MLTAIDADGGLPASPRLRFNKEGSLLAVTTNDNGIKILANNDGLRLIRMLESRAMDKNRGPSEPINSKNFAKSLLDVADKLGRASSVVKESFSKIDTSKDSSGAAPLLKTLLEGVEMT; from the exons ATGTTGACAGCTATCGATGCCGATGGGGGTTTACCT GCTAGTCCAAGATTGAGATTTAACAAAGAAGGGTCATTGTTGGCAGTCACAACAAATGACAATGGTATTAAGATTTTAGCCAACAATGATGGGTTGCGCTTGATAAGGATGCTGGAGAGCAGGGCTATGGATAAGAATCGAGGCCCTTCCGAGCCTATCAATTCTAAG AATTTTGCAAAGAGTCTACTTGATGTTGCAGACAAGTTGGGACGTGCTTCTTCAGTTGTCAAAGAAAGTTTTTCAAAGATTGACACATCTAAGGATTCATCTGGGGCTGCTCCACTTTTAAAAACACTTCTAGAGGGTGTTGAAATGACATAA